A region from the Montipora foliosa isolate CH-2021 unplaced genomic scaffold, ASM3666993v2 scaffold_473, whole genome shotgun sequence genome encodes:
- the LOC137989775 gene encoding uncharacterized protein, which translates to MEAKNDSSNTIDRKNWVINLSHKPLSTAERSLLEKGPKFAPTPRNIPVKDIVSEVEAAISRLPDDSKDAIRTTTASLLHRARIPPHKNITKAEQKALKDLKNDPERVITKADKGNCFVVLDRSDYDTKMEALLSDPDTYQQVYKSPSTKIERELNSKLLALKRENKIDEATYRKLHSTDGSLPAIRGSIKHHKPGCPLRPIVSCIGSALYNTSKFLSDILSPIQNLNGYSVLNSSQFAKQVANIEILDDEVMVSFDVVSLFTAIPVNKACDYIRNKLNCDNTLQTRTNLSTDDIISLLDFTLSNNYFVYNNRTYKQIHGCAMGSPVSPIVANLCMEVIEESAISSATVPPRIWKRYVDDSFVVIKKAAVHSFHDTLNAVDPKITFTIEEENNGQIAFLDTLVSRKNGVAVIDVYRKPTHTDRYLDFSSHHERKHKISTASTLLFRASNLPSTNEGKSRETNYVTDALKANGYPSSVISYISKNRKKPPSPTVPSPEELVAMFFSWVDPQNTPHGFACLPYISGLTEPLMRLLRKHEIRVVTKPLKTLQQEFPSPKTRQPLDQQCNVVYKIPCSDCPWSYIGETGRCFLTRKKEHQRNLKNFAKGSNIASHAWKNDHSIDFNNACVIDKGNYRVRKTLESWHTAKTVNADNNSKPLPRQYSILL; encoded by the coding sequence ATGGAAGCAAAAAATGACAGCTCTAATACGATCGACAGAAAGAACTGGGTGATCAATTTATCACACAAACCTCTCTCTACGGCAGAACGTTCTCTACTTGAGAAAGGCCCCAAGTTCGCCCCAACACCACGAAACATCCCTGTTAAAGACATTGTCTCTGAGGTTGAAGCCGCCATTTCCCGCCTCCCCGATGACTCGAAGGACGCCATACGAACCACTACGGCTTCTTTACTCCATAGAGCTCGAATTCCACCACATAAAAATATCACGAAAGCTGAACAAAAAGCTCTAAAGGACTTAAAAAATGATCCTGAACGTGTGATAACAAAAGCTGACAAAGGGAACTGTTTCGTTGTTTTAGACAGATCCGACTATGACACCAAGATGGAAGCTCTACTTAGTGACCCGGACACTTATCAACAAGTCTACAAGTCGCCATCCACCAAAATTGAAAGAGAACTGAACAGCAAGCTCCTCGctctaaaaagagaaaataagattGACGAAGCTACTTATCGCAAACTTCATTCCACAGATGGTTCTCTACCTGCCATTCGTGGCTCTATTAAACACCATAAACCTGGCTGCCCTCTTCGACCAATCGTTTCATGTATCGGCTCCGCCCTTTATAACACATCCAAGTTTCTATCAGATATCCTTTCTCCGATACAGAACCTTAATGGTTATTCTGTCCTCAACTCCTCCCAGTTCGCGAAACAAGTAGCTAACATCGAAATCTTGGACGACGAAGTCATGGTGTCATTTGACGTGGTGTCCCTTTTCACAGCTATCCCAGTGAATAAAGCTTGCGATTATATCCGCAATAAACTGAACTGTGACAACACACTACAGACCAGAACAAACCTCTCTACCGACGACATCATCTCTCTCCTTGACTTCACTCTTTCAAACAACTATTTTGTCTACAATAATCGCACATACAAGCAGATTCATGGTTGTGCCATGGGCAGCCCTGTTAGCCCTATCGTCGCTAACCTCTGTATGGAAGTGATAGAAGAGTCAGCCATCAGCTCCGCCACTGTTCCGCCAAGGATTTGGAAACGATACGTTGACGACAGCTTTGTTGTCATCAAGAAAGCTGCTGTCCATTCCTTCCACGACACTTTAAACGCTGTCGACCCTAAGATCACATTTACCATTGAAGAAGAGAACAATGGACAAATTGCCTTCCTTGACACCTTAGTGTCAAGAAAAAATGGTGTTGCTGTCATTGACGTTTATCGAAAACCAACCCACACTGATAGATATCTAGACTTCTCCTCACATCATGAGAGAAAACACAAAATCAGCACGGCCTCTACTTTGTTATTCCGTGCGTCTAATCTCCCAAGCACTAACGAAGGAAAATCACGCGAGACCAACTATGTCACAGATGCACTAAAAGCCAATGGCTACCCGTCCTCAGTCATCTCttatatttccaaaaatagaaagaagccACCATCACCAACTGTACCATCACCAGAAGAATTGGTAGCAATGTTCTTTAGTTGGGTTGACCCACAGAATACACCCCATGGATTTGCGTGCCTTCCATATATTAGCGGCTTGACAGAGCCCCTCATGAGATTATTACGCAAACATGAAATTCGAGTCGTCACCAAACCACTTAAAACCCTTCAGCAAGAATTCCCATCCCCAAAAACAAGACAGCCCTTGGACCaacaatgcaatgttgtttacaaaattccgtGCTCGGACTGTCCGTGGagttacattggcgaaactggaagatgctttttaacgcggaaaaaagaacatcaaagaaACCTAAAAAATTTCGCGAAAGGGTCAAACATTGCCAGCCATGCATGGAAGAATGaccactctattgactttaataaTGCATGCGTGATTGACAAAGGCAACTACCGTGTTAGAAAAACCTTGGAATCCTGGCATACCGCTAAAACTGTTAACGCGGACAATAATTCTAAACCGTTACCGAGacaatactctattttattgtaa